One Thermofilum sp. genomic window carries:
- a CDS encoding PIN domain-containing protein, translating into MIYLDTNVIISYVDELDSKHPDALELLSLLEGEKVASKLTLLELVSVFSRAGLDDPVALALYSIEEVGVRIEDIDFNIVVSKAVRLARDLKLKTLDLLHLAACAEMRSEIFATFDEAILKRAEDIRRLLGVRVIGGPWRTR; encoded by the coding sequence ATGATTTACCTGGATACCAACGTCATCATATCTTACGTTGACGAGCTGGATTCAAAGCACCCCGATGCGCTGGAGCTTCTCAGCTTGCTTGAAGGCGAGAAAGTTGCGAGCAAGCTCACGCTCCTGGAGCTAGTCTCAGTCTTCTCTCGAGCTGGCTTAGACGACCCGGTAGCCTTAGCCTTGTACTCGATCGAGGAGGTTGGAGTCAGGATCGAAGACATCGACTTCAACATAGTGGTCAGCAAAGCTGTGAGGCTGGCTCGAGATCTGAAGCTCAAAACGCTGGACTTGCTCCACCTAGCCGCTTGCGCTGAGATGAGGTCCGAGATCTTCGCAACGTTCGATGAAGCCATCCTGAAGAGAGCTGAAGACATCCGCAGGCTGCTGGGAGTCAGGGTTATCGGCGGGCCTTGGCGTACTCGATGA